The following proteins come from a genomic window of Pyxidicoccus sp. MSG2:
- the nuoF gene encoding NADH-quinone oxidoreductase subunit NuoF, whose protein sequence is MASTAKAIEPIISAAWGKPQSWTLDSYRKRGGYEALKKALEMQPAAIIDEVKKSNLRGRGGAGFPTGLKWSFVPKDSPKPKYLAVNGDESEPGTFKDRYILSDDPHMMLEGIAIASYALGVHTCYVYLRGEFKHEAQRTQAAIDEAYKAGIFGKTLLGKDFELNCYLVRGAGAYICGEETALLESLEGKKGWPRLKPPFPAVVGLFGCPTVVNNVETLASVPAVFQKGADAYAKLGTDKSGGTRLVCLSGSVNRPGVYEVSMFTTLSELIYDDKYGRGMPAGRKVKAVIPGGSSAPVLGADELDVAMEFEALKVKQTMAGSGGVIVMDDATCMVRSLWRVARFYAEESCGQCTPCREGTPWQTRLLRKIEEGRGEPGDIDMLSNVASSIAPYPPIGLGNTICALGDAAALPTHSFLMRYRDEFEAHIREHRCPFGDKPWGSFGDWS, encoded by the coding sequence ATGGCCTCTACGGCAAAGGCGATTGAACCGATCATCTCGGCGGCCTGGGGCAAGCCGCAGTCCTGGACCCTGGACAGCTACCGCAAGCGGGGCGGCTACGAGGCGCTGAAGAAGGCGCTGGAGATGCAGCCGGCCGCCATCATCGACGAGGTGAAGAAGTCCAACCTCCGCGGGCGCGGCGGCGCCGGCTTCCCCACCGGCCTCAAGTGGAGCTTCGTCCCCAAGGACAGCCCCAAGCCCAAGTACCTCGCCGTCAATGGCGACGAGTCCGAGCCGGGCACCTTCAAGGACCGCTACATCCTCAGCGACGACCCGCACATGATGCTGGAGGGCATCGCCATCGCGTCCTACGCGCTGGGCGTGCACACCTGCTACGTGTACCTGCGCGGCGAGTTCAAGCACGAGGCGCAGCGCACGCAGGCCGCCATCGACGAGGCCTACAAGGCGGGCATCTTCGGCAAGACGCTCCTGGGCAAGGACTTCGAGCTCAACTGCTACCTGGTGCGCGGCGCGGGCGCGTACATCTGCGGCGAGGAGACGGCGCTGCTGGAGAGCCTGGAGGGCAAGAAGGGCTGGCCCCGGCTGAAGCCTCCGTTCCCCGCGGTGGTGGGCCTGTTCGGCTGCCCCACGGTGGTGAACAACGTGGAGACGCTCGCCAGCGTGCCCGCCGTGTTCCAGAAGGGCGCGGACGCCTACGCGAAGCTGGGCACCGACAAGTCCGGCGGCACGCGCCTCGTCTGCCTCTCCGGTTCGGTGAACCGGCCGGGCGTGTACGAGGTGTCCATGTTCACCACGCTCTCCGAGCTCATCTACGACGACAAGTACGGCCGGGGCATGCCGGCGGGTCGCAAGGTGAAGGCGGTGATTCCGGGCGGCTCCTCGGCGCCGGTGCTGGGCGCGGACGAGCTGGACGTGGCCATGGAGTTCGAGGCCCTCAAGGTGAAGCAGACCATGGCGGGCTCCGGCGGCGTCATCGTCATGGACGACGCCACCTGCATGGTGCGCAGCCTGTGGCGCGTGGCCCGCTTCTACGCGGAAGAGTCCTGCGGCCAGTGCACGCCGTGCCGCGAGGGCACGCCCTGGCAGACGCGCCTGTTGCGCAAGATTGAAGAGGGCCGTGGCGAGCCGGGCGACATCGACATGTTGTCCAATGTCGCGTCCTCGATTGCCCCCTACCCGCCCATCGGCCTGGGCAACACCATCTGCGCGCTCGGCGACGCGGCCGCGCTGCCCACGCACTCGTTCCTCATGCGGTACCGGGACGAGTTCGAGGCCCACATCCGTGAGCACCGCTGCCCGTTCGGCGACAAGCCCTGGGGTTCGTTCGGAGACTGGTCTTGA
- a CDS encoding NADH-quinone oxidoreductase subunit J, giving the protein MNIELILFGAFALLTLLSAGMVIFARSPINSAMALVSTFFFLAGLYVLLWAHTVAVMQVLVYAGAIMVLFLFVIMLLNLGESPTRGRPTLARLAGGAATVGLLAVLAITLLKLPEGSSAMGPEAQASFGTMATMGEVIFTQWLFPFEAVSLLLLVAMVGAVVVAKSRI; this is encoded by the coding sequence TTGAACATCGAGCTCATCCTCTTCGGGGCGTTCGCGCTCCTGACGCTGCTGTCGGCCGGCATGGTCATCTTCGCCCGGAGCCCCATCAACTCCGCCATGGCGCTGGTGTCCACGTTCTTCTTCCTGGCCGGCCTCTACGTGCTCTTGTGGGCGCACACCGTGGCGGTGATGCAGGTGCTCGTGTACGCGGGCGCCATCATGGTGCTGTTCCTCTTCGTCATCATGCTGCTCAACCTGGGTGAGTCGCCCACGCGCGGCCGGCCCACGCTGGCGCGCCTGGCGGGCGGCGCGGCGACGGTGGGCCTCCTGGCGGTACTGGCCATCACCCTGCTCAAGCTGCCCGAGGGCTCCAGCGCCATGGGCCCGGAGGCGCAGGCCTCCTTCGGCACCATGGCGACGATGGGCGAGGTCATCTTCACCCAGTGGCTGTTCCCCTTCGAAGCAGTGAGCCTGCTCTTGCTGGTGGCCATGGTGGGCGCGGTGGTCGTGGCCAAGTCGCGAATCTGA
- the nuoK gene encoding NADH-quinone oxidoreductase subunit NuoK, with translation MVPITYYLLLAAALFCMGMFGVLVRRNALVVFMCVELMLNAANLTFLAFARMRGDSIGHVSAFFVIAVAAAEAAIGLAIVIAVFRSRGSVLVEDIRTMKH, from the coding sequence ATGGTCCCCATCACCTACTACCTCCTGCTTGCCGCCGCGCTGTTCTGCATGGGCATGTTCGGCGTGCTGGTGCGCCGCAACGCACTGGTCGTCTTCATGTGCGTGGAGTTGATGCTCAACGCGGCGAACCTGACGTTCCTCGCCTTCGCGCGCATGCGCGGTGACAGCATCGGCCACGTGTCCGCCTTCTTCGTCATCGCCGTCGCGGCGGCGGAGGCGGCCATCGGCCTGGCCATCGTCATCGCCGTCTTCCGCAGCCGTGGCAGCGTCCTGGTGGAAGACATCCGGACGATGAAGCACTGA
- the nuoL gene encoding NADH-quinone oxidoreductase subunit L — protein sequence MNLAEFFQVAPVAPELLAPSLGLIIALPLLGAFICGVFGKMLGRANVHLIACSAVAGAFVLSVLAFWATSHTAPGTGDGARRLLAFYRNPFGIEADFVRYALTYDYGTWFAVGDFRVNFGLAVDHLSGILLLVITGVGFLIHLYSTSYMEHDDGYWRYFAYLNLFVAAMLTLVLADNLVLLFVGWEGVGMASYLLIGFWYTDPAKAWAGRKAFVTNRIGDFAFLIATFLMVLLVSAFTRQANAGDYANAGSNSQRYQAALQEKGPLTFKGLEKMAEGLVDTSSDTVDLSTPIEAGPLEGYTFGGVMTAAMLLFLLGAAGKSAQLPLYVWLPDAMAGPTPVSALIHAATMVTAGVYLFSRMSALLVLSPTAMATVAIIGALTSLLAALIAFAQDDIKKVLAYSTVSQLGIMFMGVGMGIFWAAVLHLVTHAFFKACLFLGAGSVMHGNGDETDIKKLGGLRHEMKWTWGTFLVATLAITGIFPLSGFFSKDAILHGVHHNHLEGLHWVSSAVYYLGLVIAASTAFYMTRLYLLTFEGPRSKEARVAHAHESAWQMTLPLVVLAVLSVVAAVYAFPLMRSSSGQPQAVFENFLSPVFGGMNRIVNGAKTVELDTSVPHLADYVFAWLVALSGGGAAAFLYLRFFPARAGQPAPAFARAVRRTAQNKFYVDELYELIVIRPVKFMSFILFRVVDALLIDTVAVRGTAWVTARVGSALRYVQTGDAQAYAAVMAIALLGGVAYALIQVMQ from the coding sequence ATGAACCTTGCCGAATTCTTCCAGGTGGCGCCCGTCGCTCCGGAACTGCTGGCGCCCTCTCTGGGGCTCATCATCGCGCTGCCGCTCTTGGGCGCGTTCATCTGTGGCGTGTTCGGCAAGATGCTGGGCCGCGCCAACGTGCACCTCATCGCCTGCTCGGCGGTGGCCGGCGCCTTCGTGCTGAGCGTGCTGGCCTTCTGGGCCACCAGCCACACCGCCCCCGGCACGGGGGACGGCGCGCGGCGACTGCTCGCCTTCTACCGGAACCCGTTCGGCATCGAGGCCGACTTCGTCCGCTACGCGCTGACGTATGACTACGGCACGTGGTTCGCCGTGGGCGACTTCCGGGTGAACTTCGGGTTGGCGGTGGACCACCTGTCCGGAATCCTCCTGCTGGTCATCACCGGCGTGGGCTTCCTCATCCACCTGTACTCCACCAGCTACATGGAGCACGACGACGGGTACTGGCGGTACTTCGCGTACCTCAACCTCTTCGTCGCGGCGATGCTGACGCTGGTGCTGGCCGACAACCTCGTCCTGCTCTTCGTGGGCTGGGAGGGCGTGGGCATGGCCAGCTACCTGCTCATCGGCTTCTGGTACACGGACCCGGCCAAGGCGTGGGCGGGGCGCAAGGCCTTCGTCACCAACCGCATCGGCGACTTCGCCTTCCTCATCGCCACGTTCCTGATGGTGCTGCTGGTCTCCGCCTTCACGCGCCAGGCGAACGCCGGCGACTACGCCAACGCCGGCAGCAACAGCCAGCGCTACCAGGCCGCGCTGCAGGAGAAGGGTCCGCTCACCTTCAAGGGCCTGGAGAAGATGGCCGAGGGCCTGGTGGACACCAGCAGCGACACGGTGGACCTGTCCACCCCCATCGAGGCGGGCCCGCTGGAGGGCTACACCTTCGGCGGGGTGATGACGGCCGCGATGCTGCTGTTCCTGCTGGGCGCGGCGGGCAAGAGCGCGCAGCTTCCGCTCTACGTCTGGCTGCCGGACGCCATGGCCGGCCCGACGCCGGTCTCCGCCCTCATCCACGCGGCGACGATGGTGACCGCGGGTGTCTACCTCTTCAGCCGCATGTCCGCGCTGCTGGTGCTGAGCCCCACCGCGATGGCCACGGTGGCCATCATCGGCGCGCTCACCTCGCTGCTGGCGGCGCTCATCGCCTTCGCGCAGGACGACATCAAGAAGGTGCTCGCCTACTCCACCGTGTCCCAGCTGGGCATCATGTTCATGGGCGTGGGCATGGGCATCTTCTGGGCGGCGGTGCTGCACCTGGTGACGCACGCGTTCTTCAAGGCCTGCCTCTTCCTCGGTGCCGGCAGCGTGATGCACGGCAACGGCGACGAGACGGACATCAAGAAGCTGGGCGGCCTGCGCCACGAGATGAAGTGGACGTGGGGCACCTTCCTGGTGGCCACGCTGGCGATTACGGGCATCTTCCCGCTGTCCGGCTTCTTCTCGAAGGACGCCATCCTCCACGGCGTGCACCACAACCATCTGGAGGGCCTGCACTGGGTCTCCAGCGCCGTCTACTACCTGGGCCTGGTCATCGCCGCGAGCACGGCCTTCTACATGACGCGCCTGTACCTGCTCACCTTCGAGGGTCCCCGCTCGAAGGAGGCCCGGGTGGCGCACGCGCACGAGAGCGCCTGGCAGATGACGCTGCCGCTGGTGGTGCTGGCGGTGCTCAGCGTGGTGGCCGCGGTGTACGCCTTCCCGCTGATGCGCTCGTCCTCCGGCCAGCCGCAGGCGGTGTTCGAGAACTTCCTCAGCCCGGTGTTCGGCGGCATGAACCGCATCGTCAACGGGGCGAAGACGGTGGAGCTGGACACCAGCGTCCCGCACCTGGCCGACTACGTCTTCGCCTGGCTCGTGGCGCTGTCGGGCGGCGGGGCGGCGGCCTTCCTGTACCTGCGCTTCTTCCCGGCGCGGGCGGGCCAGCCGGCCCCGGCCTTCGCCCGGGCGGTGCGCCGCACGGCGCAGAACAAGTTCTACGTGGATGAGCTGTACGAGCTCATCGTCATCCGGCCCGTGAAGTTCATGAGCTTCATCCTCTTCCGCGTGGTGGACGCGCTCCTCATCGACACCGTCGCGGTGCGCGGCACGGCGTGGGTGACGGCCCGCGTGGGCAGCGCGCTGCGCTACGTGCAGACGGGCGACGCCCAGGCCTACGCCGCAGTGATGGCCATCGCCCTGCTGGGCGGCGTGGCCTACGCCCTCATCCAGGTGATGCAATGA
- a CDS encoding complex I subunit 4 family protein, with protein sequence MSFFDTHLLNLVVFLPLLFAALVLVLPGSEPGQIRTVTFIAMLVDAVFGVWAYLRYVPGGPEFQLEYRVPWFEMFGTSYHIGVDGLAVSLLLLTVFLGPLVVLASTTYISHRIKEFHLALLVLQTTMLGALVSLDVLLFYVFFEAMLIPMYLMVGVWGAEDRQMAAVKFFLYTLAGSLLMLVAIIAVYFISTPVGGRSFDYAAIYNGLLDANRQVTACMGGPAGACDSLSGLARTLHTWGPWLFAAFALAFAIKVPMWPVHTWLPDAHVQAPVAGSMILAGVMLKMGTFGFWRFAIPFFPAAAQNARPFLAVLSVIGIVYGALMCLAQRDIKKLIAYSSVSHLGYCMLGILAVTAEGATGSAYQMLNHGVSTGALFLLFGFLYERRHSRLMADFGGIAKVMPVFTASFLIITFSSVAVPGTNGFIGEFLVLLGTFKSDLGVAAGNPHLTLVFGAFATLGVILGAAYMLWMVQKVFFGGLTHRENQHLRDMNLREGLTVLPFIILVGVMGLMPQPFLDRLAPSTDRFLARARVGTPGAPVQDDQVRVEVMSLPSSVTAAAPSAPVPLAAVPSQRQ encoded by the coding sequence ATGAGCTTCTTCGACACCCACCTGCTCAACCTCGTCGTCTTCCTGCCGCTCCTCTTCGCGGCGCTGGTGCTGGTGCTGCCCGGCAGCGAGCCCGGGCAGATTCGCACCGTCACCTTCATCGCCATGTTGGTGGACGCCGTCTTCGGGGTCTGGGCCTACCTGCGCTACGTGCCGGGCGGGCCGGAGTTCCAGCTCGAGTACCGGGTGCCCTGGTTCGAGATGTTCGGCACCAGCTACCACATCGGCGTGGACGGCCTGGCGGTGAGCCTGCTGCTGCTCACCGTGTTCCTGGGCCCCCTGGTGGTGCTGGCCTCCACCACGTACATCAGCCACCGCATCAAGGAGTTCCACCTGGCGCTGCTGGTGCTCCAGACGACGATGCTGGGCGCGCTGGTGTCGCTGGACGTGCTGCTCTTCTACGTCTTCTTCGAGGCCATGCTCATCCCCATGTACCTGATGGTGGGTGTGTGGGGCGCCGAGGACCGGCAGATGGCGGCGGTGAAGTTCTTCCTCTACACGCTGGCCGGCTCGCTGCTGATGCTGGTGGCCATCATCGCCGTGTACTTCATCAGCACTCCCGTGGGCGGCCGCTCGTTCGACTACGCCGCCATCTACAACGGCCTGCTGGACGCCAACCGACAGGTGACGGCGTGCATGGGTGGGCCGGCGGGCGCGTGTGACTCGCTGAGTGGCCTTGCCAGGACGCTGCACACCTGGGGCCCGTGGCTGTTCGCCGCCTTCGCGCTGGCGTTCGCCATCAAGGTGCCGATGTGGCCGGTGCACACGTGGTTGCCGGACGCGCACGTGCAGGCGCCGGTGGCCGGCTCCATGATTCTGGCCGGCGTCATGCTGAAGATGGGCACCTTCGGCTTCTGGCGCTTCGCGATTCCCTTCTTCCCCGCGGCCGCGCAGAACGCCCGGCCGTTCCTGGCGGTGCTGTCCGTCATCGGCATCGTCTACGGCGCGCTGATGTGCCTGGCGCAGCGGGACATCAAGAAGCTGATTGCGTACTCGTCCGTGAGCCACCTGGGCTACTGCATGCTGGGCATCCTCGCCGTGACGGCCGAGGGCGCCACCGGCAGCGCGTACCAGATGCTCAACCACGGCGTGTCCACGGGCGCGCTGTTCCTCCTCTTCGGCTTCCTCTACGAGCGTCGCCACTCGCGGCTCATGGCGGACTTCGGCGGCATCGCGAAGGTGATGCCGGTGTTCACCGCGTCCTTCCTCATCATCACCTTCTCGTCGGTGGCGGTGCCGGGCACCAACGGCTTCATCGGCGAGTTCCTGGTGCTGCTGGGCACCTTCAAGAGTGATTTGGGCGTGGCCGCCGGCAACCCGCACCTGACGTTGGTGTTCGGCGCCTTCGCCACGCTGGGCGTCATCCTGGGCGCGGCGTACATGCTGTGGATGGTGCAGAAGGTGTTCTTCGGCGGGCTCACCCACCGGGAGAACCAGCACCTGCGCGACATGAACCTGCGCGAGGGACTCACCGTGCTGCCCTTCATCATCCTCGTCGGGGTGATGGGCCTGATGCCGCAGCCCTTCCTGGACCGGCTCGCCCCGTCCACGGACCGCTTCCTCGCCCGCGCCCGCGTGGGCACTCCCGGGGCCCCGGTGCAGGACGACCAGGTGCGCGTGGAGGTGATGTCGCTGCCTTCGAGCGTCACCGCCGCCGCGCCGTCCGCGCCCGTTCCGCTGGCCGCCGTCCCCTCGCAGCGGCAGTAG
- a CDS encoding NADH-quinone oxidoreductase subunit N, giving the protein MNLPNLVLADFLPLLPAIIMVVGASILLLSEVFLSATSSRAYQAVLTVATAVAAGAVAVAVMFEPPREVMLGFGVLDPFSSFLTLVVCVGLALAALSAVSFLRKRGAERGEFYALMLFASAGMSLLAMSNELITVFVNVEVLSIATYALAAYLRRGTRPSEAGFKYFILGAFSSAVLLYGAALLYGATGTTQLTAMVGPLGAALRSQPALVYTGVVLVGAGFAFKVAAVPFHMWTPDVYEGAPTPVTALMSAGVKAAAFASMVRVFITVGKGIDPQMLLAMFSTLAFLTMVAGNLLAIPQRNVKRMLAYSSIAHAGYLLVGVAALFVTAPGESFRLLGASALTGGTALDVARSEALRGILYYLLAYTFSAVGAFAMVSALERREDEEKGTAWDLERFSGLAQRRPGWAFAMAAFMLSLGGIPPTIGFMSKLLIFQAAVDAGLIGLTIVGVLSSAAGVYYYLRVVVYMFMRPVPEGAQTLERSWSTELALVLSTAAVVVLGIIPGPVMGWLVQASTIFGQ; this is encoded by the coding sequence ATGAACCTGCCCAATCTCGTCCTGGCAGACTTCCTCCCGCTGCTGCCCGCCATCATCATGGTGGTGGGCGCGTCCATCCTGCTGTTGTCCGAGGTCTTCCTCTCCGCGACCTCGTCGCGCGCCTACCAGGCCGTGCTGACGGTGGCGACGGCGGTGGCGGCCGGCGCGGTGGCGGTGGCGGTGATGTTCGAGCCGCCGCGCGAGGTGATGCTCGGCTTCGGCGTGCTGGACCCGTTCTCCAGCTTCCTCACCCTCGTGGTGTGCGTGGGCCTGGCGCTGGCGGCGCTCAGCGCGGTGAGCTTCCTGCGCAAGCGCGGCGCGGAGCGCGGTGAGTTCTACGCGCTGATGCTCTTCGCGTCCGCGGGCATGAGCCTGCTGGCCATGTCCAACGAGCTCATCACCGTCTTCGTCAACGTGGAGGTGCTCTCCATCGCCACCTACGCGCTGGCGGCGTACCTGCGCCGCGGCACGCGGCCGAGCGAGGCGGGCTTCAAGTACTTCATCCTCGGCGCCTTCTCCTCCGCGGTGCTGCTGTACGGCGCGGCGCTCCTGTACGGCGCCACCGGCACCACGCAATTGACGGCCATGGTGGGCCCGCTGGGCGCGGCGCTGCGGAGCCAGCCGGCACTGGTGTACACGGGTGTGGTGCTGGTGGGCGCGGGCTTCGCCTTCAAGGTGGCCGCGGTGCCCTTCCACATGTGGACGCCGGACGTCTACGAGGGCGCCCCCACTCCCGTCACCGCGCTGATGAGCGCGGGCGTGAAGGCGGCGGCCTTCGCCTCCATGGTTCGCGTGTTCATCACCGTGGGCAAGGGCATCGACCCGCAGATGCTGCTGGCCATGTTCTCCACCCTGGCCTTCCTCACCATGGTGGCGGGCAACCTGCTGGCCATTCCGCAGCGCAACGTGAAGCGCATGCTGGCGTACTCGTCCATCGCCCACGCCGGCTACCTCCTGGTGGGCGTGGCGGCCCTCTTCGTCACCGCGCCGGGTGAGAGCTTCCGCCTGCTGGGCGCCTCCGCGCTGACGGGCGGCACCGCGCTGGACGTGGCCCGCTCCGAGGCGCTGCGCGGCATCCTCTACTACCTGCTGGCCTACACCTTCAGCGCGGTGGGCGCCTTCGCCATGGTGTCCGCGCTGGAGCGCCGCGAGGACGAGGAGAAGGGCACCGCGTGGGATTTGGAGCGCTTCAGCGGGCTGGCGCAGCGCCGGCCGGGCTGGGCCTTCGCCATGGCGGCCTTCATGCTGTCGCTGGGCGGCATTCCCCCCACCATCGGCTTCATGAGCAAGCTGCTCATCTTCCAGGCGGCGGTGGACGCGGGCCTCATCGGCCTCACCATCGTCGGCGTGCTCTCCAGCGCCGCGGGCGTCTATTACTACCTGCGCGTGGTGGTCTACATGTTCATGCGGCCGGTGCCCGAGGGCGCGCAGACCCTCGAGCGCAGCTGGTCCACCGAGCTGGCGCTGGTGCTGTCCACCGCGGCGGTGGTGGTGCTGGGCATCATCCCCGGCCCCGTCATGGGCTGGCTCGTGCAGGCCAGCACCATCTTCGGCCAGTAG
- a CDS encoding GNAT family N-acetyltransferase, whose amino-acid sequence MAVQVGQEAPPWVLRPARPEDHALFTRLFRELGVDDPPPPPPLWAAEFAPLTVFAEGPGGVVAYGVTEALGEVGYVGQLVVDASARGQGLGRWMMARLAERLRAQGCQRWALYVKRDNTPALRLYASVGLLPARQAANLKLTRAHVAGLPAAPPGLRVVPVAPAEQDALTAAFGLMPGKLARFATKASHRLLRLEEPGRGAEGPPGLMDVRASSQLLFPFFAASPGHARALLEDAFARCGDAVESLNVVVTDDAPLDALLRAAGAEVRNETLELRGPLP is encoded by the coding sequence ATGGCAGTGCAAGTGGGACAAGAGGCGCCACCGTGGGTGCTGAGGCCCGCGCGGCCCGAGGACCATGCGCTCTTCACCCGGCTGTTCCGGGAGCTGGGGGTGGATGACCCGCCACCTCCACCGCCGCTGTGGGCGGCCGAGTTCGCGCCGCTCACCGTCTTCGCGGAAGGCCCGGGTGGGGTGGTGGCCTACGGGGTGACGGAGGCGCTGGGCGAGGTGGGCTACGTGGGGCAGTTGGTGGTGGACGCGTCCGCCCGCGGACAGGGGCTGGGACGGTGGATGATGGCGCGGCTGGCGGAGCGCCTCCGGGCGCAGGGCTGTCAGCGGTGGGCGCTGTACGTGAAGCGGGACAACACGCCCGCGCTGCGCCTCTACGCCTCGGTGGGACTGCTGCCCGCGCGCCAGGCGGCCAACCTCAAGCTGACGCGGGCCCACGTGGCGGGGCTGCCCGCCGCGCCGCCGGGCCTGCGGGTGGTGCCGGTGGCGCCGGCGGAGCAGGACGCGCTGACGGCCGCCTTCGGGCTGATGCCGGGCAAGCTGGCGCGCTTCGCCACGAAGGCGTCGCACCGGTTGCTGCGGCTGGAGGAACCGGGCCGGGGCGCGGAAGGCCCGCCGGGGCTGATGGACGTGCGCGCCTCGTCGCAGCTCCTTTTCCCCTTCTTCGCGGCATCGCCCGGCCATGCGCGGGCGCTGCTGGAGGACGCCTTCGCCCGGTGCGGGGACGCGGTGGAGTCGCTCAACGTGGTGGTGACGGACGACGCGCCGCTGGACGCGCTCCTGCGCGCGGCGGGCGCGGAGGTGCGCAACGAGACGCTGGAGCTGCGCGGCCCGCTGCCCTGA
- a CDS encoding sigma-54-dependent transcriptional regulator yields the protein MTDANTPPSRGRILVVDDQRNLRATTAMLLRAEHYIAFEAATGEEALAQLAGGSIDLLLTDLKMEPMDGLTLLRRALEVAPRLQVIMMTAFGSIESAVEAMRLGAYDYVTKPFKESELRYRVERALERARLLRDVDNLATDFNQRHGLSALVGRSPAMRDLTSRLMRVAQSDATVLIQGESGTGKELVARALHAHSRRKVRSFVPVNCAAISESLLESELFGHAKGAFTGAVKARRGLFEEADGGTLFIDEVTETSPTFQSKLLRALQEGEVRRVGESTALRVDVRTVAATNRDIELEVREKRFRQDLYYRLNVVALRVPPLRERLEDVPALAEHFLERANARSPKPKRLSASAVSHLMGYNFPGNVRELENLVEQAAALSEGDELLPEDFPLRQGRLTPSHGTPSVAFLDGQGSRPAGTGPTLAQVVEEAERHAITQALERHGVDLARVADELGVSSTTLWRKMKRLNLRPPTDLARE from the coding sequence GCGAGGAGGCCCTGGCCCAGCTGGCCGGCGGCAGCATCGACCTGCTGCTGACGGACTTGAAGATGGAGCCCATGGATGGGCTCACGCTGCTCCGGCGCGCGCTGGAGGTGGCCCCTCGCCTCCAGGTCATCATGATGACGGCCTTCGGCTCCATCGAGAGCGCGGTGGAGGCCATGCGCCTGGGCGCCTACGACTACGTCACCAAGCCCTTCAAGGAGAGCGAGCTGCGCTACCGCGTGGAGCGCGCCCTGGAGCGTGCCCGCCTGCTGCGCGACGTGGACAACCTCGCCACCGACTTCAACCAGCGCCACGGCCTGTCCGCGCTGGTGGGCCGCAGCCCCGCCATGAGGGACCTCACCTCGCGGCTGATGCGCGTGGCCCAGAGCGACGCCACCGTCCTCATCCAGGGCGAGAGTGGCACCGGCAAGGAGCTGGTGGCCCGCGCGCTCCACGCGCACAGCCGCCGCAAGGTGCGCTCGTTCGTCCCCGTCAACTGCGCCGCCATCAGCGAGTCCCTGCTGGAGAGCGAGCTGTTCGGCCACGCCAAGGGCGCCTTCACCGGCGCGGTGAAGGCCCGCCGCGGCCTCTTCGAGGAGGCGGACGGCGGCACGCTCTTCATCGACGAGGTGACGGAGACCAGCCCCACCTTCCAGTCCAAGCTGTTGCGCGCCCTGCAGGAGGGCGAGGTGCGCCGGGTGGGCGAGTCCACCGCGCTGCGCGTGGACGTGCGCACCGTGGCCGCCACCAACCGCGATATTGAACTGGAGGTGCGCGAGAAGCGCTTCCGTCAGGACCTCTACTACCGCCTCAACGTGGTGGCCCTGCGCGTGCCGCCCCTGCGCGAGCGCCTGGAGGACGTGCCCGCCCTGGCCGAACACTTCCTGGAGCGCGCCAACGCCCGCAGCCCCAAGCCCAAGCGCCTGTCCGCCTCCGCGGTGTCGCACCTGATGGGCTACAACTTCCCCGGCAACGTGCGCGAGCTGGAGAACCTGGTGGAGCAGGCCGCCGCCCTCTCGGAGGGTGACGAGCTGCTGCCCGAGGACTTCCCCCTGCGCCAGGGCCGCCTCACGCCGTCCCATGGCACCCCCAGCGTGGCCTTCCTGGACGGGCAGGGCAGCCGCCCCGCTGGCACCGGGCCCACCCTGGCCCAGGTCGTCGAGGAGGCCGAGCGCCACGCGATTACCCAGGCCCTGGAGCGGCACGGCGTGGACCTCGCCCGCGTCGCGGATGAGCTGGGCGTCTCTTCCACCACCCTCTGGAGGAAGATGAAGCGCCTCAACCTCCGCCCGCCCACAGATCTGGCCCGCGAATAG